A single window of Paenibacillus sp. FSL H8-0537 DNA harbors:
- a CDS encoding DUF58 domain-containing protein gives MEMLTLSLQRRRLLISAFLYGGALLYLLFQGGKTAVMLFVIMNGLLLYLMLGRFSGISQVSGTRSLRKSDGGHGDYALAAGSCLTVKLSVKVPGYYPIPFVLVRDQLLRNNGQALQFESSFVPNLKRSGEVLYTTPPLQRGEYRFGATACSSHDVFGLFEHSGSFMEESVFSVMPQIVPLRQQRGLQLGARGPYSHAIASRSAKETTQINGVREYVPGDRLSRIHWHATARTGHWKSKEFERESLPRTLIIIDREAKAYSGARAERFELVVSAAASLIESGGRGDTAMGLLSAGSQRAIFPPKSGADQRGAIMQHLTAVNADAEQPLFQTLLASESLLDSGSIALVISAAPGKEASTSLEWLARKGLKPCLLHIADVGGLAAAMNQDWQKLLRARGWPVFTLTQLPELPAVLEGGGGA, from the coding sequence ATGGAAATGCTGACGCTCAGCCTGCAACGCAGACGACTGCTCATAAGCGCGTTCCTGTATGGAGGAGCGCTGCTATATTTATTATTTCAAGGCGGCAAAACGGCCGTGATGTTGTTCGTTATTATGAATGGGCTGCTGCTTTATTTGATGCTAGGGCGCTTTAGCGGCATAAGCCAAGTAAGCGGCACCCGAAGCTTGCGCAAATCGGATGGCGGCCATGGCGATTACGCGCTGGCGGCCGGAAGCTGTCTTACGGTCAAGCTTTCGGTGAAGGTGCCCGGTTATTATCCGATACCGTTTGTGCTGGTCCGTGATCAATTGCTGCGCAACAATGGACAAGCGCTGCAATTCGAATCCTCCTTCGTGCCGAATTTGAAGCGCTCCGGCGAAGTGCTGTATACGACACCTCCGCTGCAGCGCGGTGAATACCGCTTCGGAGCTACCGCATGCTCCTCCCATGACGTATTCGGGCTGTTTGAGCATTCGGGCAGCTTTATGGAGGAATCGGTGTTCAGCGTCATGCCCCAAATCGTCCCCCTGCGCCAGCAGCGAGGTCTGCAGCTTGGCGCACGCGGACCTTACTCCCACGCTATCGCTTCACGCTCGGCAAAGGAGACGACGCAAATCAATGGCGTACGCGAATATGTGCCTGGCGACCGCTTGTCGCGGATTCACTGGCATGCGACGGCGCGCACGGGACATTGGAAGTCCAAGGAGTTTGAGCGGGAGTCGCTGCCACGAACGCTCATTATTATCGACCGCGAGGCCAAGGCGTACAGCGGAGCGCGGGCAGAGCGCTTTGAGCTCGTGGTATCAGCGGCCGCTTCGCTCATTGAAAGCGGCGGGCGAGGCGACACGGCTATGGGACTGCTGTCTGCCGGATCGCAGCGGGCCATCTTCCCGCCTAAGTCGGGTGCCGACCAACGGGGCGCGATTATGCAGCATTTAACGGCGGTGAATGCAGATGCGGAGCAGCCATTATTTCAGACGCTGCTTGCGTCGGAGTCGCTGCTTGATTCGGGATCCATCGCGCTTGTGATTTCCGCAGCACCGGGCAAGGAGGCGAGCACGAGCTTGGAATGGCTCGCACGCAAAGGGCTAAAGCCTTGCCTGCTCCATATTGCGGACGTGGGCGGCCTAGCTGCAGCGATGAACCAAGACTGGCAGAAGCTGCTGCGCGCCCGAGGCTGGCCGGTATTCACACTTACGCAGCTGCCTGAGCTGCCGGCTGTGCTTGAAGGAGGCGGCGGAGCATGA
- the spoVAC gene encoding stage V sporulation protein AC, translating to MTASSSDKGKYKKMAMSSKEYQNFAKTREPSRSIGTNCLKAFIIGGGICVVGQVIQELFMHLLHMKAEDASNPTVAVLIIISVILTSIGVYDKIAQWAGAGTAVPVTGFANSMCSAALEHRAEGLVLGVGANMFKLAGSVIVFGVVAAFFVGIVHLILGTGGQ from the coding sequence ATGACAGCAAGCAGCTCAGATAAAGGAAAATATAAAAAGATGGCGATGTCATCAAAGGAATACCAGAATTTTGCCAAAACGCGGGAGCCTTCCCGCTCCATAGGAACGAACTGTCTGAAAGCCTTTATTATTGGCGGCGGAATTTGTGTGGTGGGACAAGTGATTCAGGAGCTGTTCATGCATTTGCTCCATATGAAAGCGGAGGATGCGAGCAATCCAACGGTTGCTGTGCTCATTATCATTTCGGTTATTTTGACGAGCATTGGCGTGTACGATAAAATCGCCCAGTGGGCAGGAGCGGGCACAGCTGTGCCCGTCACAGGCTTCGCCAATTCGATGTGCTCGGCGGCGCTGGAGCATCGTGCTGAAGGGCTGGTCCTTGGCGTTGGCGCGAATATGTTCAAGCTGGCGGGCTCCGTTATCGTGTTCGGCGTCGTAGCTGCCTTCTTCGTCGGCATCGTCCATCTCATTCTCGGCACAGGAGGGCAATAA
- a CDS encoding carbohydrate ABC transporter permease: protein MQGTIRARSEIITDVIIYIVMGLAGLITIYPFLNVLAISFNESMDTVKGGITVLPREFTLQNYITIFQYKTLLTGFQNSVLRTIIGTVVGVLSASMMAFVLSRREFQARKLFSPLFAMTMYFSGGMIPIYMLIKNLGLMSSFWVYIIPLILSVWNIFVVRSYIDGLPYALQESAKIDGANDFTIFWRVILPLCQPVLATIALFIAVQHWNSWFDTYLYNQQAAQFTTLQYELMKVLQSTQSGANYRDAGVQQNLAAVSPESIRMAITMVVTLPILVVYPFLQKYFVKGMTLGSVKS, encoded by the coding sequence ATGCAGGGAACCATTAGAGCTAGATCAGAGATTATTACAGACGTCATCATTTACATTGTGATGGGTCTTGCTGGACTAATAACAATATATCCATTTTTGAACGTACTTGCTATCTCATTCAATGAATCGATGGACACGGTAAAGGGCGGCATTACGGTGCTGCCTAGAGAATTTACCTTGCAAAACTATATTACGATTTTTCAGTATAAAACCTTGCTGACCGGTTTCCAAAACTCGGTGCTGCGTACCATTATCGGTACGGTCGTAGGCGTGCTATCGGCTTCGATGATGGCGTTTGTGCTTAGCCGCCGCGAATTTCAGGCGCGCAAGCTGTTTTCACCGCTTTTCGCGATGACGATGTATTTCTCCGGCGGCATGATTCCCATCTACATGCTGATTAAAAATCTTGGTTTGATGAGCAGCTTTTGGGTATACATTATTCCGCTTATTCTGAGCGTTTGGAATATTTTCGTCGTTCGCTCCTACATTGACGGGCTGCCATACGCCCTGCAAGAGTCGGCGAAAATCGATGGCGCCAATGACTTTACGATATTCTGGCGGGTTATTTTGCCGCTGTGCCAGCCTGTTCTGGCGACAATCGCGCTATTCATTGCAGTGCAGCACTGGAATTCCTGGTTCGATACGTATTTGTACAACCAGCAGGCCGCACAGTTTACAACACTGCAATACGAGTTGATGAAGGTGCTGCAATCGACGCAGTCGGGCGCCAATTATCGGGATGCCGGTGTGCAGCAGAACCTTGCGGCAGTATCGCCGGAGTCGATCCGGATGGCCATTACGATGGTCGTTACGCTGCCTATTTTAGTCGTCTATCCTTTCCTGCAAAAATATTTTGTCAAAGGGATGACGCTCGGCTCCGTCAAGAGCTAG
- a CDS encoding ABC transporter substrate-binding protein, whose product MKKKKTALMVLLLATALTFTACGSGSNNEAGTGNTGNAGEGDSTEPITVRLVAGDLNPDWDNMESDIGKFLKEKTGITLQQEFPVGGSDTDMFALMAASGEYPDMVMAKGSVKSLVDAGALLDLTDLIEQHAPNIKKVYGEYLNRLRYSKDDPAIYELPSSGVGQTYFDAEGGFEIQHQALEALGYPEIKTVKDYENAIKSYMEQNPTTEDGQKRIGLSLNGGEWQILISVTNPAFYATGLPDNGEFAIDEKTFETKLHYQREEEREYFRWLNHMNDIGLLDKESFVQKYDQYKAKIATGRVIGIIDQKWDYAQAENSLKAEGKFGATYARFPVTLDESYQDHSYQGTGYMAGHGIAITKSAKDPVRLIKFLDYLASEEGQILVNWGIEGKHYEVVDGKRVFKTEIQDLKTNDGNKFKKTTGIENYLISARYGDGVKDSTGNYYTTKFPEQFKAEYSEADKKTLAAYKVEMYKEFWPADDAFPERPYGAAWNLNFETGSEADVIFQKTQDIMKKRVPEAILAKPENFDKVWDDFIADLDKAGASKLNEQFTQMVKDRVDFWAQK is encoded by the coding sequence ATGAAGAAAAAGAAAACCGCTCTAATGGTCTTGCTGCTTGCAACGGCTTTGACTTTCACAGCATGCGGCTCTGGCAGCAATAATGAAGCAGGTACAGGCAATACGGGCAATGCAGGGGAAGGGGATTCCACAGAGCCAATTACAGTAAGACTGGTAGCTGGCGACCTTAACCCAGATTGGGATAACATGGAAAGCGACATCGGTAAATTCCTGAAAGAAAAAACAGGCATTACGCTGCAGCAGGAGTTCCCGGTTGGCGGATCGGATACCGACATGTTCGCTTTGATGGCAGCAAGTGGAGAGTATCCGGACATGGTTATGGCGAAGGGCAGCGTAAAAAGCTTGGTTGACGCTGGCGCGCTTCTCGACCTGACGGATCTGATTGAACAGCACGCCCCTAATATTAAAAAAGTATACGGCGAATATTTGAACCGTCTTCGTTATAGCAAAGATGATCCAGCTATTTATGAGCTACCGTCTTCTGGTGTAGGCCAAACTTATTTTGATGCCGAAGGCGGCTTCGAAATTCAGCATCAGGCACTTGAGGCGCTGGGCTACCCTGAAATTAAAACCGTTAAGGATTATGAAAATGCCATTAAATCGTACATGGAGCAAAACCCGACAACGGAGGATGGACAAAAAAGAATCGGCTTGTCGCTTAACGGCGGCGAATGGCAAATTTTAATTTCCGTTACAAACCCTGCATTCTACGCAACGGGATTGCCGGATAATGGCGAATTCGCTATTGACGAGAAAACATTCGAGACGAAGCTGCACTACCAACGTGAGGAAGAAAGAGAATACTTCCGCTGGCTGAACCATATGAACGATATCGGTCTTCTGGATAAAGAAAGCTTCGTTCAAAAATATGACCAGTACAAAGCTAAAATTGCAACGGGCCGCGTAATCGGCATTATCGACCAGAAGTGGGACTATGCACAAGCGGAAAACTCGCTGAAAGCAGAGGGCAAATTCGGTGCGACTTATGCGCGCTTCCCTGTAACACTGGATGAAAGCTATCAAGATCATTCTTACCAAGGCACAGGCTACATGGCAGGACATGGTATTGCGATTACAAAATCGGCTAAAGATCCTGTTCGTCTAATCAAGTTCCTGGATTACCTTGCCTCTGAAGAAGGCCAAATTCTCGTTAACTGGGGAATTGAAGGCAAGCATTATGAGGTTGTGGATGGCAAACGCGTATTCAAAACAGAAATTCAAGATCTCAAAACAAACGATGGAAATAAATTCAAGAAAACGACAGGTATTGAAAATTACTTGATATCGGCTCGTTATGGCGATGGCGTTAAGGATTCCACAGGCAACTACTACACAACGAAATTCCCTGAGCAGTTTAAAGCAGAATATTCGGAAGCGGACAAAAAGACTCTTGCTGCATATAAAGTGGAAATGTACAAAGAATTCTGGCCTGCCGACGATGCGTTCCCTGAGCGTCCTTACGGCGCAGCGTGGAACCTGAATTTTGAAACAGGCTCGGAAGCTGATGTTATTTTCCAAAAAACACAAGATATTATGAAGAAGCGTGTTCCAGAAGCGATTTTGGCGAAGCCGGAAAACTTCGACAAAGTATGGGATGACTTCATAGCAGATCTCGACAAAGCAGGTGCCAGCAAGCTGAACGAACAGTTCACGCAAATGGTTAAAGACCGCGTTGATTTCTGGGCGCAAAAGTAA
- a CDS encoding ABC transporter permease subunit: MKQQKYLYFMSVPFVIWVFVFSYVPLWGWLMAFQNYKPAKGFFAQKWVGLDNFIMLFGDERFYLVLRNTLGMSIMGLIVSFTVPVIFALMLNEIRGQFFKRSIQTISYLPHFVSWVVVAGLVSKMLSTDSGGVNDLLMWLNIIDEPIQFMAKGSWFWGIVTMSDMWKETGWNSIIFLAAMAGIDPEQYEAATVDGAGRFRKMWNITLPGIRTTFMVLFILSIGHLISIGFEKQFLLGNPLVVDYSEVLDLYALKYGIQMSRFSYGTAIGLFNSVVSIILVFSANAIYKRITKESVI, from the coding sequence ATGAAGCAGCAGAAATACTTGTATTTTATGTCCGTTCCGTTCGTCATCTGGGTTTTCGTATTCAGCTATGTACCGCTTTGGGGCTGGCTGATGGCTTTCCAAAACTATAAACCGGCCAAAGGATTTTTTGCGCAAAAATGGGTCGGCCTCGACAACTTCATTATGTTGTTTGGAGATGAACGCTTTTATCTCGTCCTGCGCAATACGCTGGGCATGAGTATTATGGGACTAATCGTCTCCTTTACCGTACCTGTTATTTTCGCCCTAATGCTCAATGAGATCAGAGGCCAATTTTTCAAACGCTCCATCCAGACGATTTCGTATTTGCCCCACTTTGTATCCTGGGTTGTCGTCGCTGGCCTTGTTAGCAAAATGTTGTCCACAGATAGCGGAGGTGTCAACGACCTGCTCATGTGGCTGAATATTATAGACGAGCCGATTCAATTTATGGCAAAAGGCAGCTGGTTCTGGGGCATTGTAACGATGTCCGATATGTGGAAGGAAACCGGCTGGAACTCGATCATATTCCTGGCGGCTATGGCGGGCATTGATCCCGAGCAATACGAAGCAGCGACCGTTGACGGAGCAGGAAGATTCCGTAAAATGTGGAATATTACACTACCCGGTATTCGTACCACCTTTATGGTATTGTTTATTTTGTCCATCGGGCATTTGATCAGCATTGGCTTTGAAAAGCAATTCCTTCTCGGCAACCCGCTCGTTGTCGATTATTCCGAGGTACTCGATTTATATGCGCTGAAGTATGGCATTCAAATGAGCCGCTTCTCTTACGGTACGGCGATCGGCTTATTCAACTCCGTCGTCAGCATTATACTCGTGTTTAGCGCTAACGCCATCTACAAACGCATTACGAAAGAATCGGTTATTTAG
- a CDS encoding beta-galactosidase, producing MINEKLPKIWYGGDYNPEQWDESVMEEDIRMFKLAGIDVATVNVFSWARIQPDENTYDLEWLDRIIDRLYKDGIYVCLATSTGAHPAWLAKKHPDVLRVDYDGRKRKFGGRHNSCPNSPTYRKLSERLAGTIAERYKDHPTVLVWHVSNEYGGYCYCDNCEASFRVWLEQRYGTLEKLNKVWNTAFWGHTFYDWDEIVAPNSLSEEWGHNRTNFQGISIDYRRFQSASMLACYKLEYEAIKQHSPNLQVTTNLMGTYSELDYFEWAKYMDVVSWDNYPSMDTPFSLTAMTHDLMRGLKSGQPFMLMEQTPSQQNWQPYNSLKRPGVMKLWSYQAVARGADTVLFFQLRRSVGACEKYHGAFIEHVGHENTRVFRECAELGAQLQQLSGRILDSRVNSKAAIVYDWENRWAVELSSGPTVALKYLDEVHKYYDALFQMNVQTDMISVEEQLDRYDLVIAPVMYMVKPGFAEKVEAFVARGGTFVTTFFSGIVNENDIVTLGGYPGKLRKVLGIWAEEIDALLPGQHNDIVLNKPLGALDSGIYSGSILCDLIHTEGAEVVAEYGSEFYKGMPAVTVNSFGEGKAWYMATSPDKTFLQGFMAHLCEAAGIESLLVTPDGVEVSQRAINGSTFTFILNHNAEAVQLSELPSTFTKELLSGEAVNGSLAIGAKGVAILES from the coding sequence TTGATTAATGAAAAATTGCCAAAAATTTGGTACGGTGGCGACTATAATCCGGAGCAGTGGGATGAATCTGTTATGGAAGAGGATATTCGCATGTTTAAGCTGGCGGGCATTGATGTGGCGACCGTCAATGTATTTTCGTGGGCGCGTATTCAGCCAGATGAGAATACTTATGATCTCGAATGGCTGGACCGCATCATTGATCGACTGTACAAGGACGGTATTTATGTCTGTCTGGCGACGAGTACAGGTGCTCATCCGGCATGGCTGGCGAAAAAGCACCCCGATGTGCTGCGTGTCGATTACGACGGACGCAAGCGCAAATTCGGCGGACGCCACAATTCCTGTCCAAACAGTCCGACTTACCGCAAGCTGTCCGAGCGTCTGGCTGGCACGATTGCCGAGCGCTATAAAGATCACCCTACTGTACTCGTATGGCATGTATCAAATGAATACGGCGGCTATTGCTACTGTGACAACTGCGAGGCGTCATTCCGCGTTTGGCTGGAGCAGCGTTATGGCACGCTGGAGAAGCTGAACAAGGTGTGGAATACGGCGTTTTGGGGTCATACTTTTTACGATTGGGACGAAATCGTTGCTCCTAACTCCCTTAGCGAGGAGTGGGGACATAACCGCACGAACTTCCAGGGCATCTCCATTGATTACCGCCGTTTTCAGTCGGCAAGCATGCTTGCTTGCTACAAGCTGGAATATGAAGCGATTAAGCAGCATTCGCCTAACCTGCAAGTGACGACGAATTTAATGGGTACGTATTCCGAGCTGGACTATTTCGAATGGGCAAAATATATGGACGTCGTCTCATGGGACAACTATCCGTCGATGGATACGCCGTTCAGCTTGACGGCGATGACGCATGATCTCATGCGCGGTCTCAAAAGCGGCCAGCCGTTCATGCTGATGGAGCAGACGCCGAGCCAGCAAAACTGGCAGCCGTACAACTCGCTTAAGCGTCCAGGCGTTATGAAGCTGTGGAGCTATCAGGCGGTGGCACGCGGTGCGGATACGGTGCTGTTCTTCCAGCTGCGCCGCTCGGTCGGTGCTTGTGAGAAATACCATGGCGCTTTCATTGAGCATGTCGGCCATGAGAATACCCGCGTATTCCGCGAATGCGCCGAGCTGGGCGCTCAGCTGCAGCAGCTGTCTGGCCGCATTCTCGATTCGCGCGTGAATTCCAAGGCAGCGATCGTCTACGATTGGGAAAATCGTTGGGCGGTTGAGCTGTCAAGCGGCCCGACTGTTGCGCTTAAATATCTCGATGAGGTGCATAAGTATTATGACGCCTTATTCCAAATGAATGTTCAGACGGATATGATCAGCGTGGAGGAGCAGCTCGATCGTTACGATCTGGTCATCGCTCCCGTAATGTATATGGTGAAGCCGGGCTTTGCGGAAAAGGTTGAAGCTTTCGTTGCGCGCGGCGGCACTTTCGTCACGACGTTTTTCAGCGGCATCGTCAATGAAAATGACATTGTGACGCTTGGCGGATATCCGGGCAAGCTGCGCAAGGTGCTGGGCATTTGGGCGGAGGAAATCGATGCTCTGCTGCCGGGCCAGCATAATGACATTGTACTAAATAAACCGCTTGGAGCGCTTGATAGCGGGATATACTCCGGCAGTATTTTATGCGATTTGATTCATACGGAAGGGGCTGAGGTGGTTGCTGAATATGGCTCCGAGTTTTATAAAGGCATGCCTGCGGTAACGGTTAATTCGTTCGGCGAGGGCAAAGCCTGGTACATGGCAACGAGCCCAGACAAAACGTTCCTGCAAGGCTTCATGGCCCATTTATGCGAGGCCGCTGGCATTGAATCGCTGCTTGTGACTCCAGACGGCGTTGAAGTGTCGCAGCGGGCCATTAACGGCAGCACCTTTACTTTCATTTTGAATCATAATGCCGAAGCGGTGCAGCTTTCGGAGCTGCCTAGCACGTTCACGAAAGAGCTGCTGAGCGGGGAAGCTGTAAACGGATCGCTTGCAATCGGGGCGAAGGGCGTAGCGATTTTGGAAAGCTAG
- the spoVAE gene encoding stage V sporulation protein AE has protein sequence MIFLWAFLVGGAICVLGQIMFDVFKLTPAHTMAILVVIGAVVDGIGLYEPLVAFAGAGATVPITSFGNALVHGALTELHDQGWIGVISGIFKVTSSGISAAIIFSFLAALVIRPKG, from the coding sequence ATGATTTTTTTATGGGCATTTCTAGTTGGCGGCGCTATTTGCGTCCTAGGGCAAATTATGTTCGATGTATTCAAGCTAACCCCGGCGCATACGATGGCAATACTGGTCGTTATTGGGGCGGTGGTGGATGGCATCGGCTTATACGAGCCGCTCGTTGCCTTCGCCGGAGCAGGAGCGACGGTCCCGATTACGAGCTTCGGCAATGCGCTGGTGCACGGGGCTTTGACCGAGCTGCATGACCAAGGCTGGATTGGCGTTATTTCCGGCATATTTAAAGTGACGAGCTCGGGCATCTCGGCTGCGATTATCTTCTCGTTCCTGGCGGCATTGGTTATTCGGCCAAAGGGGTAA
- a CDS encoding MoxR family ATPase → METRQVDMQLCASILTNLNYSILGKQEQIERLMIAVIGGGHVLLEDVPGTGKTQLVKALARSIGGQFRRIQCNPDLLPTDITGVSIYHPKQEEFLFRPGPVMTNLLLADEINRATTKTQSALLEAMEEGHVTVDGDTYALPHPFMLLATQNPIEFEGTYLLPEAQLDRFMMKLSLGYPSEEDEQKMIMGSEVRLLPESQIAQIADVDDMIRIQQQVQAVHMDEAVAKYLVSIVRATREHPGIQLGASPRAALSFARAAKAAAYLDQRSFVTPDDVKKLASHVLSHRLSLHTEARMNGHKASELVDQIMEQVRVPVRLER, encoded by the coding sequence ATGGAAACGCGTCAGGTTGACATGCAATTATGCGCATCTATTCTTACTAATCTAAATTATAGTATTTTGGGAAAACAAGAGCAAATCGAAAGGCTGATGATTGCCGTGATCGGCGGCGGGCATGTGCTGCTAGAGGACGTTCCCGGCACGGGGAAGACGCAGCTCGTAAAGGCGCTGGCCCGTTCAATCGGCGGCCAGTTCAGGCGCATTCAGTGCAATCCGGATTTGCTGCCCACCGATATAACCGGCGTATCGATTTATCATCCGAAGCAGGAGGAGTTTTTGTTCAGGCCAGGTCCAGTCATGACCAATTTGCTGCTGGCTGACGAGATCAATCGGGCGACGACCAAAACCCAATCCGCGCTGCTGGAGGCGATGGAGGAGGGCCATGTGACAGTAGATGGCGACACCTACGCCCTGCCGCATCCGTTTATGCTGCTTGCCACGCAAAATCCGATTGAGTTTGAAGGTACTTATTTGCTGCCCGAAGCGCAGCTTGACCGTTTTATGATGAAGCTTTCGCTCGGCTATCCTAGCGAGGAAGACGAGCAGAAGATGATTATGGGCAGCGAGGTGCGGCTGCTTCCGGAAAGCCAGATTGCCCAAATTGCCGATGTGGACGATATGATCCGCATTCAGCAGCAGGTGCAGGCGGTCCATATGGATGAGGCCGTGGCAAAATATTTGGTCAGCATTGTCAGAGCTACGCGAGAGCATCCTGGCATTCAGCTTGGCGCTAGCCCGCGTGCTGCGCTTTCCTTTGCCAGGGCAGCCAAAGCAGCTGCTTATTTGGATCAGCGCAGCTTTGTTACTCCTGATGATGTGAAGAAGCTTGCTTCGCATGTGCTGTCTCACCGGCTTTCCTTGCATACGGAGGCTAGAATGAACGGCCACAAAGCGAGCGAGCTGGTAGATCAAATCATGGAACAGGTAAGAGTGCCGGTGAGATTGGAGCGCTGA
- the spoVAD gene encoding stage V sporulation protein AD, which translates to MLRGKQTWWFEKRPVIIGAATVVGPDEGDGPLAEDFDLVHPELDMQQKSWEKAERLLLEQAADFALQNARIDKEMVQFFVGGDLMNQIISSSFAARSLGIPYLGVFGACSTSMESLSIAAMLVNSGSADYVLAGTCSHNCTAEKQFRYPTEYGSQKPPTAQYTVTGAGAGLVAASGDGPTIECATIGKIVDLGITDPFNMGAAMAPAAVDTIQAHFNDTGRSPSDYDLIVTGDLAGVGHPLANELLLQNGVPMNDTVFGDCGLMVYDVNRQKVQAGGSGCGCSAVVTYGHLLKRLARGELKRILVVATGALLSPLSFQQGESIPGIAHAVAICGKEG; encoded by the coding sequence ATGCTGCGTGGCAAACAGACCTGGTGGTTCGAGAAGCGCCCTGTCATTATCGGCGCGGCAACGGTAGTAGGGCCAGACGAAGGCGATGGCCCGCTGGCTGAGGATTTTGACCTTGTGCATCCCGAGCTGGATATGCAGCAGAAAAGCTGGGAGAAGGCCGAGCGGCTGCTGCTGGAGCAGGCTGCGGACTTTGCGCTCCAGAATGCCCGAATAGACAAGGAAATGGTGCAGTTTTTTGTCGGCGGCGATTTAATGAACCAAATTATAAGCAGCAGCTTTGCAGCACGGTCGCTGGGCATTCCTTATCTTGGCGTCTTCGGCGCCTGCTCGACCTCAATGGAATCGCTATCGATTGCCGCTATGCTCGTCAACTCCGGCTCTGCCGATTACGTGCTGGCGGGCACATGCAGCCATAACTGCACAGCGGAGAAGCAGTTCAGGTACCCGACGGAATATGGCTCGCAGAAGCCGCCGACGGCACAGTATACCGTCACTGGCGCTGGAGCCGGACTCGTTGCCGCTTCGGGGGACGGTCCGACCATCGAATGTGCCACGATCGGCAAAATCGTCGATCTTGGCATCACCGATCCCTTTAATATGGGCGCTGCGATGGCGCCAGCGGCCGTCGATACGATTCAAGCGCATTTTAATGATACGGGCCGTTCCCCGAGCGATTATGACCTAATCGTAACAGGCGACCTTGCTGGTGTAGGGCATCCGCTCGCCAATGAGCTGCTGCTGCAAAATGGCGTGCCGATGAATGACACGGTATTTGGCGATTGCGGCCTAATGGTGTACGATGTGAACCGCCAGAAGGTGCAGGCGGGCGGCAGCGGTTGCGGCTGCTCGGCAGTTGTTACCTACGGCCATTTGCTAAAGCGGCTCGCAAGGGGCGAGCTGAAGCGCATATTGGTCGTTGCAACGGGAGCGCTGCTGTCGCCGCTTTCATTCCAGCAGGGCGAGAGCATTCCCGGCATTGCGCATGCTGTCGCTATTTGCGGAAAGGAAGGGTAA